The DNA region TCCTAATAGCTCAACTTTTTCCGCACTTAGAACACCCGCAGCCACAAAATCTAAGTTTACACTGCCTGTTAACCCTTGGACTTGTTGTATAGCCCCCAATTCTATATTTTCTGCACTAGCTAGGATATTTATTTTATTGTTGCGCAATCCATATTCAGCGTTTATTTTAATTTTGCCCGCACCCGCTGTAACTTCCCCTTGCTCTAAAAATAATTGATTTTGCTGTAATTTAAATGGCAATTTAAGACTGCTATACATCATTTCCTGAGCTAATAGCTTATCGGCAGTTATTAAGCCCGTAGCCACTAAATTATCAATTGAGCCATCCAATTGGACACTGCCTTGCATTTGTCCTTGCACGGGTAGTTCCGGGAAAAACTTCTGCAATTCCACCGCTTGCACTTGCGCTGTTAAAGCTCGAAAGCGTAAGCCATTATCCAAAAACACTTCCCCATTTAGTTTCGCTTGAGCTTCATTGAATTTAACTTGTGTCCCCGCAAACCTTAACACATTGTCAGTTAATTGCAACGGACCCTGCACCGCAAAATCCACCAGCATATTTTCGATTTGTTTTTTTCCGGTTAAATCCTTTGCCTCTAATTTACCTGATAACAACTTGCCTTTATCTGCGTTTTGATAAATTAAGTTTATCTTTTGCAACGAACCAGCAACATTTTGTAGAGTTGTATATTTGGCAATTAATTTTTCCAGTTTAGCAACTGCCAAATCCGCCGCAATAAATTCAACCTTACCTCTACCTTGTTCATCTAAAATGCCTCGAGTAGTTAGTTGTCCAACTTCTTGCAAATCAAGCTTTAAGTCTAAATTATATTTTTTAGCAACCCGAGTGTCTATCGTACCATTTAATTTAGTTTGTACATCCTGCTCAGGAAATTTAATATCAATAATGCTATCTTGAAAGATCACCAAGGCCTGCAATTTATTTTGTGAAGCTTCACTAGGCTTTAGTAAATCTTGGATATTCCATTCTTCTTGCGCATTAACTTCTAAATTAATTTGCGCTTGAGTCAGCTCAATTTTTTCAATCACCTGTAATTTATTGGCCGAAAAAATATTACTAAAGGCGATAGTTAAAGTTGTCTCTGGTAAAGAAATTAGTGTTTTATCAGCTTTGTTAATGGTCAACTGTTCCAACCTAATTTTATTTATGCCCACCATGGTTAAATTCCCAACCTCCAGTTGGGCATTTAATAACGGGCGTGCTTCCGCAACAATATTATCTCTAATTTTCAGTAACAAACTTGGTAGCAGAGCATAACTGGCTATTATAATAACAGCAATTATTCCTGCACATATTGGAAATATTTTGCGCTTATCTAGCACTGTTGCTCCCCACCTTTCTAAACTACTTAACTAAAATATTCGGCACAACTTCTATTTTTCCTTTTTTGCAAAAAAACTGTACCTAGAAACAGGCGATGATAATTGTCAAGTAGCATTTCTGCAAATATTCTCCAATCAATCGCCTAATCTAAATACAGTTTAGAACTGTCAGCCTTTTGCTATTGCTTTTTGTTGTTTCTTTATTGGATCTTTAGCAATTTCTTTTCCAGTTGCTAAGCCTATTGCCTCATCTAAGCTTGCTTTACTAGTATTATAAGAGTATAAGGCTTGAATATAGTTGTTTTTAGCTTTCGTCAAAGCGACTTGCGAATCCATCACATCAATATTCGTGCCCACACCAGCTGAATAGCGAACTTGCGCAATTTTATAATCTTCTTCCGCCTTTACTACAGCTACTTTCGCTGTACCAATCCGCTTTTCTGCTTCGCGCAAATTTAAGTAAGCGCTTTTAACAGCCAAATTAACTGTTAAGACGAGTTGTCTTTCTAATTCTTGTTGTTTAAATAGTTCTGCTTTAGCCTTATTTACATTACCTGATGTTATACCCGAATCAAAGACATTTAAGTTCATACTTGCTCCAACCATCCAAGTAGACTTATCATTGCCTGGGAAATTTTCTCCCGTCCAAGAGTTCGTAGCACTTAAATATACTTTAGGTAGATAATCAGCACTAGCTACTTTAACCGCATCATTGGCAGCATCAACATTCAGCTTTGCCGCATGAATATCAGGGCGATGTTCTAACGCATAGGCTAAACAATTTTCCAAACTCTCTGTATATGGTTTGTATTCCAATTCTTCTTGCAAAGAAATTTCTGTGTCTAAGGGATTGCCAATAATGTTATTCAAATTAGCAACTGCTAAATCATAGTCATTTTTGGCTTTAATTAATTCTTGTTCAGCATCTGCTAATTCAACTTCTGAACGCAATACATCAACTTTCGCTACCGTACCCACGGAAAATTGAGCCTGTACGTTCGTCAAATGCGCCTGTAATCTCTCCACCGATTCTTTAGTTAATTTAACCGTATTACGGGCTTGCAAAACTTTATAATAGTTATTAGTTGTATCTAACAATACTTCTTGCAAAACTTTGTCATAACTGTACTCACTAGCCAGCATTGCTTTTTCACTTTTATCAATATTCCCGCTAACCGCTCCACCTGTATAAATTGGCAGTTTCGCCGTAAGTAAATTGCTGTTGCTGTTTTCTATCGAATCCGCTATCGAAGGTTTAGTTTGCCCCGTTTTTTTGAAAGTATAATCATAATCAACTGTAACACCGCCTCCAGCTCTGGCAATTCTTCTGTTGGCCTTAGCCGTGCTAATACTAGAATCGGCAATAAAAACCCTCGGTTCACTTGCTAAAGCCATATCGATTGCTTTGTCCAATGTTAATTCCATTGGTGCCGCAAAACCAATTTGGGAAAACCAAAAGCTTCC from Succinispira mobilis DSM 6222 includes:
- a CDS encoding TolC family protein, whose amino-acid sequence is MSIVNRKKIAISAILAGSFWFSQIGFAAPMELTLDKAIDMALASEPRVFIADSSISTAKANRRIARAGGGVTVDYDYTFKKTGQTKPSIADSIENSNSNLLTAKLPIYTGGAVSGNIDKSEKAMLASEYSYDKVLQEVLLDTTNNYYKVLQARNTVKLTKESVERLQAHLTNVQAQFSVGTVAKVDVLRSEVELADAEQELIKAKNDYDLAVANLNNIIGNPLDTEISLQEELEYKPYTESLENCLAYALEHRPDIHAAKLNVDAANDAVKVASADYLPKVYLSATNSWTGENFPGNDKSTWMVGASMNLNVFDSGITSGNVNKAKAELFKQQELERQLVLTVNLAVKSAYLNLREAEKRIGTAKVAVVKAEEDYKIAQVRYSAGVGTNIDVMDSQVALTKAKNNYIQALYSYNTSKASLDEAIGLATGKEIAKDPIKKQQKAIAKG